The Planctomycetota bacterium genomic sequence CGGGCGTGCTGGACGAGAACCTCGAAGCGGCCGTCGTCGGGCCGGGCGCGGGGGGTGAAGACGAGCGGCCCGCCGTAGGAGGCCACGTTGGCGACATGCACCCAGGCGGCGTCGCGGGTGAGCGCGACGCCGTCGAGCGCGACGGCGATGCGCGGGATCGGATAGCCGAGGATCGATTTGAGGCCCCAAAGGACGTAGCGGGCCATGTTCCAGAACGAGCCCGAGGCGACGCCGGCCGGCCGGCGCCGCGCCGCGTGGAAGGCGTGGACCACGTGGGCGTCGTAGCCCGCCCCGGCGAACAGCAGAAACCGGCGGCCGCTTCCGCATTCCCGGCCCAGGTCCCAGGCGACCGAGCGGCCTTCCGCCACGACGCGCGCCACGCCCTCCGCGCACCGCGGGAGCCGGAGTTCCTTGGCCAGGACGTTGGCCGTGCCGCCCGGGATCATGAAAAGGGGCGGCGCGCCGGTCTCGGGAAGGCCGTTGACGACCTCGTTGACCGTCCCGTCGCCCCCGCCGCAGCCGATCGCGGCGCAGCCGCGGGCCTCGGCGGCGCAGCGCCGCGCGTCGCCGGCGAAGCGCGTCTCGTGCAGGTCCACGACCCTTCCGCGGCGGCGGAGGCGGTCGGCCACCCGGCGGGCGAGCCTTCCGGCGCGGCCGCCTCCGGAAAAGGGATTGGCGACGATTCGGATCGGATCCGGCACGGGCCCGATTTGACCACAAAGGCAACGTCCGATCAACGCGCAGGCGCCGCCGCCGGAAATGCTGCTTCGACCGGCGGGGCCCGATATAATAGGCAGGACATGACCTGTTCGCGATGCGGCGCGGCGCCGCCTCCCGGAAGCACGTTCTGCAACCGCTGCGGCGCGGCGCTCGGGCAGGCCGCCCCCGCGGCCCCTCCGCCGCCGGAGACCGCTCCGGAAGAGGAACTCTGGAAGGCGCGCCCGTCCCTCAAGGCCCAGGCCCACGCGTGGATCCTCTGGGTTCTCGAGGCGGCGGCCGTGGGCTACGTCTGGTGGGGAGTCCTCTCGGCGGAAATGCGGGGAAATCTCATCGCGCGCCTCGTGTGCGGGAGCGCGGTCGGGCTTCCCCTTCTGGCGCTCCTCTGGACCGGACTTCTGCGCAAAGCCTCCGTCCGC encodes the following:
- a CDS encoding PH domain-containing protein gives rise to the protein MTCSRCGAAPPPGSTFCNRCGAALGQAAPAAPPPPETAPEEELWKARPSLKAQAHAWILWVLEAAAVGYVWWGVLSAEMRGNLIARLVCGSAVGLPLLALLWTGLLRKASVRYRLTTHRLFREVGILFRQLNEIELIRVDDVSVRQNLLQRIFNVGTITVIAPSDATEPRLELEGVENPIEVKEEIRRWVRKRRERSLHLESL
- a CDS encoding diacylglycerol kinase family protein translates to MPDPIRIVANPFSGGGRAGRLARRVADRLRRRGRVVDLHETRFAGDARRCAAEARGCAAIGCGGGDGTVNEVVNGLPETGAPPLFMIPGGTANVLAKELRLPRCAEGVARVVAEGRSVAWDLGRECGSGRRFLLFAGAGYDAHVVHAFHAARRRPAGVASGSFWNMARYVLWGLKSILGYPIPRIAVALDGVALTRDAAWVHVANVASYGGPLVFTPRARPDDGRFEVLVQHARRHRDILRLFWAALVARLFGRMPRMRDVTFHAARRVRLESADGRPVPVEVDGDPGGFLPAEFEILPGAVRILAPATGRTARSSCGASSG